CGCCCGGATCAGCGCGGCCCGCAGGTCGCCGTGGTGATAGCCGCGCGCCACTCTCCGTACCCCCGCTTGCCCTGGTGTTAATGGTCTCTTACATTAGCAGTGTAAGAGGTCTCTTACATTGGCGTGGAGGTACGCGGCGTGACGATCCGACTGGGTTACCAGATCCCGAGCTTCAGCTATCCCGGCGCGGCGCCCGGCGACATCTTCGGCACGGTCGCGCGGCAGGCCCGCGACGCCGAGGCCGCCGGCTTCGACACGGTGCTGGTGATGGACCACATGTACCAGCTCCCGGCGATCGCACCGATCGAGGAACCGATGCTGGAGGCGTACACGACGCTGGCCGCGCTGGCCCGCGAGACGCGCACCGTGCGACTGTCCACGCTGGTCACCGGCAACACGTACCGTAATCCCGCGCTGCTCGCGAAGACCGTCACCACGCTCGACGTGATCTCCGGCGGGCGCGCGGTGCTCGGCCTCGGCGCCGGCTGGTTCGCGCGCGAGCACGAGGACTACGGCTTCGCGTTCGGCACCTGGACCGACCGGTTCGCCCGGCTGGACGAGGCGCTGCGGATCATCGGCCCGATGCTGCGCGGCGAGCGGCCCACGGTGGACGGTGCGTGGTACCGGACCCGAGCCGCGATCAACAACCCGCGGCTGCGCCC
This genomic window from Catenuloplanes niger contains:
- a CDS encoding LLM class F420-dependent oxidoreductase; translated protein: MTIRLGYQIPSFSYPGAAPGDIFGTVARQARDAEAAGFDTVLVMDHMYQLPAIAPIEEPMLEAYTTLAALARETRTVRLSTLVTGNTYRNPALLAKTVTTLDVISGGRAVLGLGAGWFAREHEDYGFAFGTWTDRFARLDEALRIIGPMLRGERPTVDGAWYRTRAAINNPRLRPTVPIMLGGSGEQRTFRLSARHADHHNINCYRPDLPHKLSVLRRRCEEIGRDPATLTTSFLTRAVVTETAAEAKRIMAELPDTWGPITIAGTPDHLASVLHDEVLAHGVGGVIISLIRNGHEPGVVTSAGEALRPLISRT